One segment of Primulina tabacum isolate GXHZ01 chromosome 14, ASM2559414v2, whole genome shotgun sequence DNA contains the following:
- the LOC142524640 gene encoding uncharacterized protein LOC142524640 translates to MSVANLCTSENLNAMKSDEGNDSLENFIRQAVGKEPVLPFSRTGDSPVQWIQLLHSLEQPDLPGWPLLTPVKVQMQKCEKCSREFCSSVNYRRHIRVHRRSLNVDKESHKNRNLLAAFWDKLSLKESMEIVSLSDVMLKDIPGSSIIRALASSIRKSGLWTLPPVYVKAGSALLDIIHAKPPRLPISSQELFSILDNASERTFLCAGTADSVQKYVFDVEAAKNSLELKNLVACTGFLFELQLVKAWVADKDAEALRCHKLLVEEEEAAQKRQAELLERKKQKKLRQKEQKFKEHLYEGNIYMNVTVDAVDGPLLAEASATPSPSDSDSNSPNADKFIQSYLDSLQNRSKEETDTEAQLNFNTEHIILDDFQIIEPSAYDHQHVAINNWQVLKSHKAGWNGFGFRKNLQALKPEATQKLRPSKGQVLVNGNKVWTRKIKPNSAGESLKATLPREVSSQIADTKSEVMIGSISVALKVCEWIDTPSMEHVGELTEADSVRSGTKGEPISTSPVQSGKEESDEMFSMSSMNDRFSSSERCVPSHSPDDDDDDEDDDRDSGKDVSLLSGETPQQERAPFSSITAKEFLALRWKKAVSADHVRLVLSSGSETPGNSDKVATQASVLGEINVLGNVENRLGGYSHVMSRTKLEKSLRIK, encoded by the exons ATGTCTGTTGCAAATCTCTGCACCAGTGAAAATCTCAATGCAATGAAATCAGATGAAGGGAATGATTCCCTTGAGAATTTCATCAGACAAGCTGTTGGAAAGGAACCTGTCCTTCCCTTTTCAAGAACTGGGGACAGCCCAGTGCAGTGGATTCAGTTGCTTCACTCCTTAGAGCAGCCAG ATCTTCCTGGTTGGCCCTTGCTTACTCCCGTGAAAGTTCAGATGCAGAAGTGTGAGAAGTGTTCCCGAGAGTTTTGTTCGTCAGTTAACTACAGGAGACACATTCGAGTTCACCGTCGGTCTCTGAATGTGGATAAG GAATCTCACAAAAACAGGAATTTATTGGCGGCTTTTTGGGATAAG CTATCACTGAAGGAGTCCATGGAAATAGTGTCGTTGAGTGATGTGATGCTGAAG gATATTCCTGGATCGTCGATAATTAGGGCTTTGGCATCCTCTATTCGCAAATCAGGGCTGTGGACTCTTCCGCCAGTTTATGTGAAAGCTGGCTCTGCATTATTG GACATTATTCATGCTAAGCCTCCCAGGCTGCCAATATCCTCACAGGAGTTGTTCAGCATCCTTGATAATGCCAGCGAGAGAACGTTTTTATGTGCTGGCACCGCTGATTCTGTGCAAAAATATGTTTTTGATGTAGAAGCGGCTAAAAATAGCCTTGAGCTGAAAAATTTAGTTGCTTGCACTGGATTCCTCTTTGAACTGCAGCTG GTGAAAGCATGGGTTGCGGACAAAGATGCAGAGGCTTTGAGATGCCACAAGCTGCTTGTCGAGGAGGAAGAAGCTGCTCAAAAAAG GCAAGCGGAACTTTTGGAgaggaaaaaacaaaaaaagctTCGTCAAAAGGAACAAAAATTCAAGGAACACTTGTACGAGGGGAATATATACATGAATGTCACCGTTGATGCAGTAGATGGACCACTTTTGGCTGAAGCATCTGCGACTCCATCCCCATCTGATTCTGATTCAAATTCACCAAATGCGGACAAGTTTATTCAGTCCTACTTAGACTCCTTACAGAATCGTAGCAAAGAAGAAACAGATACTGAAGCACAGTTGAATTTTAACACTGAACATATAATCCTAGACGATTTTCAGATAATTGAGCCCAGTGCATATGATCACCAGCATGTTGCTATCAATAATTGGCAGGTTCTAAAATCACACAAGGCCGGCTGGAATGGCTTTGGTTTTAGGAAAAATCTTCAAGCATTAAAACCCGAAGCTACACAAAAACTCCGACCTTCCAAGGGCCAGGTTCTAGTTAATGGGAACAAAGTATGGACAAGAAAAATTAAACCAAATAGTGCTGGGGAGAGCTTGAAAGCCACGTTGCCAAGAGAGGTTAGTTCCCAAATAGCAGACACTAAAAGCGAGGTGATGATTGGTTCTATTTCTGTCGCACTAAAAGTTTGTGAATGGATAGACACTCCTAGCATGGAGCATGTGGGTGAACTAACTGAAGCAGACAGTGTCCGGTCTGGCACAAAAGGCGAACCTATAAGTACCTCCCCAGTTCAGAGCGGTAAGGAAGAATCAGACGAGATGTTTAGTATGTCGAGTATGAATGATCGATTTTCATCCAGTGAAAGATGTGTACCATCACACTCGCCAGACGATGACGATGATGATGAAGACGATGATCGTGACAGTGGAAAGGACGTCTCTCTACTTTCAGGCGAAACCCCTCAACAAGAACGTGCACCGTTCTCCAGCATTACAGCTAAAGAATTTCTTGCACTGA GATGGAAGAAAGCTGTATCTGCTGACCACGTGAGACTAGTCCTTTCTTCGGGATCAGAAACTCCCGGAAACTCTGACAAAGTGGCCACTCAAGCATCCGTTCTTGGAGAAATTAATGTTCTTGGTAACGTTGAGAACCGGCTTGGCGGATATTCTCATGTAATGTCCAGAACAAAACTGGAGAAGAGTTTGCGAATTAAATAG
- the LOC142524375 gene encoding cleavage and polyadenylation specificity factor subunit 2 isoform X1, producing MGTSVQVKPLCGVYNENPLSYLVSIDGFNVLIDCGWNDHFDASLLQPLARVASTVDAVLLSHPDTLHLGALPYAVKELGLCAPVYATEPVYRLGLLTMYDHYLSRKQVSEFDLFTLDDIDSAFQNITRLTYSQNYYMSGKGEGIVVAPHLAGHLLGGTVWKITKDGEDVIYAVDFNHRKERHLNGTVLESFVRPAVLITDAYNALLSNQPPRRQRDQEFLDAILRILRTDGKILVPVDTAGRVLEVLLILEQYWEQHNLTFPIFFLTYVSSSTVDYAKSFLEWMSDSIAKSFEHTRDNAFLLKHVTLLINKSELENVPDGPKIVLASMASLEAGFSHDIFVEWAADVKNLVLFTERGQFATLARMLQSDPPPKAVKVIMSKRVPLVGEELAAYEEEQDQRRQEEALKAALIKKEESKVSLSAEPAGGDPMVVDTSIANPSSISVGLQHGAFRDVLIDGFVPLPSAAAPMFPFYENSVEWDDFGEVINPDDYIIKDEDMDQALMRADGDLNGKLDEGFASLIFDTTPSKVVSFEQTVYVKCSLLFLDFEGRSDGSSIKKILAHVSPLKLVLVHGSAEATEHLKQHCLKNVCPHVYAPQIEESIDVTSDLCAYKVQLSEKLMSNILFKKLGDYEVAWIDAEVEKTESGTMSLLPLSTPAPTHKTVLVGDIKMADFKQFLASKGIQVEFASGALRCGDYVTLRKVGDSNQKGGGNIQHIILEGPLSEEYYKIRDHLYSQFYSL from the exons ATGGGGACATCGGTGCAAGTGAAGCCTCTATGTGGAGTGTACAATGAGAATCCACTTTCGTACTTGGTCTCCATCGACGGCTTCAATGTCCTCATTGATTGCGGTTGGAACGACCATTTTGATGCTTCCCTTCTTCAACCCCTCGCCAG GGTCGCTTCAACTGTGGATGCCGTATTGCTATCGCACCCGGACACACTCCATCTAGGCGCATTACCTTACGCCGTGAAAGAACTTGGACTATGTGCTCCTGTTTATGCGACCGAGCCTGTGTACAGATTGGGTCTACTGACCATGTACGATCACTATCTTTCACGAAAG CAAGTatcagagtttgatttatttaCACTCGATGACATCGATTCTGCTTTTCAAAACATTACCAGATTGACATACTCTCAGAATTACTATATGTCTG GAAAAGGAGAAGGAATCGTTGTTGCTCCTCACTTAGCTGGTCACCTTTTAGGTGGCACAGTTTGGAAGATAACAAAAGATGGCGAAGATGTCATATATGCTGTTGACTTCAATCATCGTAAAGAAAG GCATTTGAATGGAACTGTTTTAGAGTCTTTTGTCCGCCCTGCAGTTCTAATAACGGATGCTTATAATGCTCTATTAAGTAATCAGCCTCCAAGGCGTCAGAGGGACCAAGAATTTCTAG aTGCTATCTTGAGGATATTGAGAACGGACGGGAAGATATTGGTGCCAGTAGATACAGCTGGGCGAGTGCTGGAGGTACTTTTAATCCTGGAACAG TACTGGGAGCAGCACAACTTGACGTTTCCCATCTTCTTCCTTACATATGTCTCATCAAGTACCGTTGATTATGCCAAGAGTTTTCTCGAGTGGATGAGCGATTCAATAGCTAAATCCTTCGAGCACACACGCGACAATGCTTTTCTTTTGAA ACATGTCACTCTTTTGATTAATAAAAGTGAGCTTGAAAATGTTCCTGATGGCCCAAAG ATTGTTTTAGCATCAATGGCAAGTTTGGAGGCCGGATTCTCTCATGATATATTTGTTGAATGGGCTGCTGATGTGAAGAACCTTGTACTTTTTACTGAGAGAGGCCAG TTTGCGACCCTAGCTCGTATGCTTCAGTCAGACCCTCCTCCTAAAGCTGTTAAAGTAATAATGTCGAAGAGAGTTCCCTTGGTTGGAGAGGAGTTAGCTGCCTACGAAGAAGAGCAAGATCAGAGAAGACAGGAGGAAGCTCTTAAAGCTGCTCTTATCAAAAAGGAGGAATCAAAAGTTTCCCTCAGTGCTGAGCCTGCTGGGGGTGATCCTATGGTTGTTGATACCAGCATCGCCAATCCTTCTTCAATTT CTGTTGGTTTGCAACATGGGGCTTTCAGAGACGTATTAATTGATGGGTTTGTTCCCCTTCCATCTGCGGCCGCTCCAATGTTCCCATTCTATGAGAACTCTGTAGAATGGGATGATTTTGGCGAAGTCATCAATCCAGATGATTACATAATCAAGGATGAAGACATGGACCAAGCATTGATGCGG GCTGATGGTGACCTTAATGGAAAGCTTGATGAAGGATTTGCTAGTCTTATATTTGATACAACTCCGTCAAAAGTAGTATCTTTTGAGCAAACT GTCTATGTCAAGTGTTCCTTGCTCTTTTTGGATTTTGAGGGCCGATCCGATGGAAGCTCGATCAAAAAGATTCTCGCCCATGTTTCCCCCTTGAAGCTC GTCTTAGTACATGGATCAGCAGAAGCCACCGAGCATTTAAAGCAACATTGTCTGAAAAATGTTTGCCCCCATGTATATGCTCCTCAGattgaggaatcaattgatGTCACTTCAGATTTGTGTGCTTATAAA GTTCAACTTTCAGAGAAATTAATGAGCAACATTCTATTCAAGAAG CTTGGAGATTATGAAGTAGCTTGGATTGACGCTGAAGTAGAGAAAACAGAAAGTGGAACAATGTCTTTGCTTCCTCTTTCAACTCCTGCTCCAACTCATAAAACAGTCTTGGTTGGGGACATAAAAATGGCAGACTTCAAACAGTTTCTTGCTAGCAAAGGGATCCAG GTTGAATTTGCTAGTGGCGCCTTGCGTTGTGGGGACTATGTGACTCTGCGGAAAGTTGGAGATTCCAACCAAAAG GGTGGTGGCAATATACAACATATAATTCTTGAAGGCCCCTTATCGGAAGAGTACTACAAAATCCGGGATCATCTGTATTCACAATTTTATTCCCTTTAG
- the LOC142524802 gene encoding LOW QUALITY PROTEIN: signal peptide peptidase-like 1 (The sequence of the model RefSeq protein was modified relative to this genomic sequence to represent the inferred CDS: inserted 1 base in 1 codon), which yields MEPLWTLVYLLEPPSIILLITAVVVTYASASRALSYGKEMERNRDLSEASITLDSSQALMIPIVSSCSLLVMFYLFSSVSQFLTVFTTVASAFALYFCLSPYVTHIKSQFSLSDPYVSQCCSKPFTRFQSLLLFICIALVMAWIVSGHWILNNILGISLCIAFVSHVRLPNIKICAMLLFCLFLYDIFWVFYSERIFGANVMVSVATQQASNPVHTVADSLSLPGLKLIAKKLELPVKIVFPRNMLGGAAPGSNTSDYMMLGLGDMAIPSMLLAMVLCFDHXRNSATAFDVESSKSFKYFPHALTGYAIGLVAALAAGILSRSPQPALLYLVPSTLGPVIVRSWVKNNLAELWEGNAINVDEKAHLTVP from the exons ATGGAGCCTCTCTGGACACTTGTTTATTTGCTGGAACCGCCTTCAATCATTCTACTTATAACAGCCGTAGTGGTGACATATGCCTCTGCTTCTAGGGCGTTAAGTTATGGAAAGGAAATGGAACGAAACCGTGACCTCTCAGAAGCTTCCATTACTTTGGACAGCTCTCAGGCTCTGATGATCCCAATAGTGAGCTCTTGCAGCTTGCTTGTTATGttttatttgttttcttcagtttctcAATTTCTTACTGTTTTTACCACAGTTGCCTCAGCATTCGCCCTATACTTTTGCTTGTCTCCATATGTTACTCACATCAAGTCACAGTTCAGTTTGTCTGACCCATATGTATCTCAGTGCTGTTCCAAGCCATTTACGCGTTTCCAAAGTCTTTTATTGTTTATCTGCATTGCTTTAGTTATGGCGTGGATTGTATCTGGGCACTGGATATTGAACAACATTCTGGGTATCTCTCTTTGCATTGCCTTTGTCAGCCATGTTCGACTTCCCAATATCAAGATATGTGCAATGCTTCTGTTTTGTCTTTTCTTGTATGACATATTCTGGGTTTTCTATTCTGAGAGAATTTTTGGGGCTAATGTTATGGTATCGGTTGCAACTCAACAAGCATCTAATCCAGTACATACAGTGGCTGATAGTTTGAGTCTTCCTGGGCTAAAGTTGATTGCGAAAAAACTTGAGTTACCTGTCAAGATTGTGTTTCCCAGAAATATGTTAGGCGGTGCAGCACCTGGGAGTAATACTTCTGACTACATGATGCTTGGCCTAGGAGACATG GCGATTCCATCTATGCTTTTAGCTATGGTTCTCTGTTTTGATC CGAGGAATTCTGCTACTGCCTTTGATGTAGAATCTTCAAAGAGTTTCAAGTACTTTCCACACGCGCTTACTGGATATGCAATTGGACTGGTGGCCGCATTAGCAGCTGGCATTTTGTCACGCTCACCTCAACCAGCTCTTTTGTATCTG GTGCCTTCAACCCTGGGACCCGTAATTGTTCGCTCTTGGGTGAAGAACAACCTGGCCGAGCTGTGGGAGGGAAATGCGATAAATGTAGATGAGAAAGCCCATCTAACAGTGCCCTGA
- the LOC142524375 gene encoding cleavage and polyadenylation specificity factor subunit 2 isoform X2: MCSCLCDRACVQIGSTDHQVSEFDLFTLDDIDSAFQNITRLTYSQNYYMSGKGEGIVVAPHLAGHLLGGTVWKITKDGEDVIYAVDFNHRKERHLNGTVLESFVRPAVLITDAYNALLSNQPPRRQRDQEFLDAILRILRTDGKILVPVDTAGRVLEVLLILEQYWEQHNLTFPIFFLTYVSSSTVDYAKSFLEWMSDSIAKSFEHTRDNAFLLKHVTLLINKSELENVPDGPKIVLASMASLEAGFSHDIFVEWAADVKNLVLFTERGQFATLARMLQSDPPPKAVKVIMSKRVPLVGEELAAYEEEQDQRRQEEALKAALIKKEESKVSLSAEPAGGDPMVVDTSIANPSSISVGLQHGAFRDVLIDGFVPLPSAAAPMFPFYENSVEWDDFGEVINPDDYIIKDEDMDQALMRADGDLNGKLDEGFASLIFDTTPSKVVSFEQTVYVKCSLLFLDFEGRSDGSSIKKILAHVSPLKLVLVHGSAEATEHLKQHCLKNVCPHVYAPQIEESIDVTSDLCAYKVQLSEKLMSNILFKKLGDYEVAWIDAEVEKTESGTMSLLPLSTPAPTHKTVLVGDIKMADFKQFLASKGIQVEFASGALRCGDYVTLRKVGDSNQKGGGNIQHIILEGPLSEEYYKIRDHLYSQFYSL; this comes from the exons ATGTGCTCCTGTTTATGCGACCGAGCCTGTGTACAGATTGGGTCTACTGACCAT CAAGTatcagagtttgatttatttaCACTCGATGACATCGATTCTGCTTTTCAAAACATTACCAGATTGACATACTCTCAGAATTACTATATGTCTG GAAAAGGAGAAGGAATCGTTGTTGCTCCTCACTTAGCTGGTCACCTTTTAGGTGGCACAGTTTGGAAGATAACAAAAGATGGCGAAGATGTCATATATGCTGTTGACTTCAATCATCGTAAAGAAAG GCATTTGAATGGAACTGTTTTAGAGTCTTTTGTCCGCCCTGCAGTTCTAATAACGGATGCTTATAATGCTCTATTAAGTAATCAGCCTCCAAGGCGTCAGAGGGACCAAGAATTTCTAG aTGCTATCTTGAGGATATTGAGAACGGACGGGAAGATATTGGTGCCAGTAGATACAGCTGGGCGAGTGCTGGAGGTACTTTTAATCCTGGAACAG TACTGGGAGCAGCACAACTTGACGTTTCCCATCTTCTTCCTTACATATGTCTCATCAAGTACCGTTGATTATGCCAAGAGTTTTCTCGAGTGGATGAGCGATTCAATAGCTAAATCCTTCGAGCACACACGCGACAATGCTTTTCTTTTGAA ACATGTCACTCTTTTGATTAATAAAAGTGAGCTTGAAAATGTTCCTGATGGCCCAAAG ATTGTTTTAGCATCAATGGCAAGTTTGGAGGCCGGATTCTCTCATGATATATTTGTTGAATGGGCTGCTGATGTGAAGAACCTTGTACTTTTTACTGAGAGAGGCCAG TTTGCGACCCTAGCTCGTATGCTTCAGTCAGACCCTCCTCCTAAAGCTGTTAAAGTAATAATGTCGAAGAGAGTTCCCTTGGTTGGAGAGGAGTTAGCTGCCTACGAAGAAGAGCAAGATCAGAGAAGACAGGAGGAAGCTCTTAAAGCTGCTCTTATCAAAAAGGAGGAATCAAAAGTTTCCCTCAGTGCTGAGCCTGCTGGGGGTGATCCTATGGTTGTTGATACCAGCATCGCCAATCCTTCTTCAATTT CTGTTGGTTTGCAACATGGGGCTTTCAGAGACGTATTAATTGATGGGTTTGTTCCCCTTCCATCTGCGGCCGCTCCAATGTTCCCATTCTATGAGAACTCTGTAGAATGGGATGATTTTGGCGAAGTCATCAATCCAGATGATTACATAATCAAGGATGAAGACATGGACCAAGCATTGATGCGG GCTGATGGTGACCTTAATGGAAAGCTTGATGAAGGATTTGCTAGTCTTATATTTGATACAACTCCGTCAAAAGTAGTATCTTTTGAGCAAACT GTCTATGTCAAGTGTTCCTTGCTCTTTTTGGATTTTGAGGGCCGATCCGATGGAAGCTCGATCAAAAAGATTCTCGCCCATGTTTCCCCCTTGAAGCTC GTCTTAGTACATGGATCAGCAGAAGCCACCGAGCATTTAAAGCAACATTGTCTGAAAAATGTTTGCCCCCATGTATATGCTCCTCAGattgaggaatcaattgatGTCACTTCAGATTTGTGTGCTTATAAA GTTCAACTTTCAGAGAAATTAATGAGCAACATTCTATTCAAGAAG CTTGGAGATTATGAAGTAGCTTGGATTGACGCTGAAGTAGAGAAAACAGAAAGTGGAACAATGTCTTTGCTTCCTCTTTCAACTCCTGCTCCAACTCATAAAACAGTCTTGGTTGGGGACATAAAAATGGCAGACTTCAAACAGTTTCTTGCTAGCAAAGGGATCCAG GTTGAATTTGCTAGTGGCGCCTTGCGTTGTGGGGACTATGTGACTCTGCGGAAAGTTGGAGATTCCAACCAAAAG GGTGGTGGCAATATACAACATATAATTCTTGAAGGCCCCTTATCGGAAGAGTACTACAAAATCCGGGATCATCTGTATTCACAATTTTATTCCCTTTAG